TGAAGACCAGGGAATGACCTATACTGAAGAGGAGATTCCTTCCTCCATGCAGGAAGAGGTCGAGAGCTGGTACGAGAAGCTGATCGACAGTGTTGCATCCTTCAGCGATGAAATCACAGAACTATACTTTGAAGGCGAACCCATCGATGCTGACCTGATCAAGAAAACCTTGAAAAAGGCGACCATTGCACGACAGGCTCTGCCGGTCTTTGTTGGCTCCTCACTCAAGGATATCGGTGTCCAAGCCCTCCTGGATGGAGTCATAGACTACCTTCCCTCCCCCTCTGAGGTTCCTCCTATTGTCGGACTCCATCAGAAGACGGAAAAAAATGTGGAAATTCCCTATGACAAGAACAAACCACCACTCGGCCTCATCTTCAAGATCCAAGTGGACAGGGAAGCTGGTCCCATGAGTTTTGTCAGGGTATACAATGGTACCATCAAGAAAGGTACTGCCTTGATGAACATCAGCAAGAAGAAACGGGAGCGGGTCAACAGGATTCTGCGCATGCATGCAGACCGTCCAGAGGAATTGAGTGAGCTCGAAGCAGGTGACATTGGTGTCATCATTGGGTTCAAGGAAGGAAGAACCGGCGATACCGTAGGCAGTGAGGGAGCACAGATCCTCCTTGAGGAGATGCACTTCCCCATTCCTGTCATCTCGGTTGCCATCGAGCCGAACAGTCTCAGTGACGGGGATAAACTACGCACCGCTCTCGGGGTCCTTGCACAGGAAGATCCCACCTTCACCTACCGTGATGACGATGAGACTGGGCAATTGGTGATCAGCGGGATGGGTGAGCTACACCTGGATGTTCTGGTGACCAGACTTACCAAGGAGATGAAGATCAAGGCACGAGTGGGTAACCCACAGGTGACCTACCGTGAATCAGTTACCAAGGAAACCAGTGGAAGCGAGAAGTTCTCCAAGATCATCGCCGGCAAGGAAAATACTGCAGGGGTTGCCCTAACCATTCGCCCCCTTCCCTCCGGAAGCGGGAACCGCTATACCTGTTCGGCGAAGGTAAGAGGCATGGACGAACAGTACTATGAAGCGGTAAAACGGGGAATCACCAATGCCTTCAAAGGAGGCATCCAGTTTGGATATGAGACGGTTGACCTTGAGGTTGAGGTTACCAGCATCACCTATAACGAGCTTACCGCTACCCCGTTTGCATTCGAGGCTTGTGCCGCAATGTGTTTTGACAAGGTTGCACAGAGTGCCGCCCCTATCCTGATGGAACCGGTGATGAAGGTTACGGTAATCGTGCCTACGCAGTATGTAGGAGAAGCCATCAGCAGCATCACCAGCAGGGGTGGGCTGGTCAACAGTATCGAGAGCAGAACTGCAAGTGAACATATCCATGCACAGGCACCTCTGTCGCAGTTGTTTGGATATTCCACTGCACTACGCTCTGCAACTCAAGGCAGGGGAACCTTTTCAATGGAGTTCGACCACTACGCGCAAAAAACCCGCTAATGGTATGGAAAAACATCGAAACGGCATGGTACCAATCTTGCGAAGTTATGACAAATATGCCTAAAATGTATTGAAAGCGGTGTGAATACTACACCGTTGGAGGTAATTTACACGCTTTTCGGTTGTTTTTTTTGCATTGCAATTTCATAAGAGGAGTACAACATGGCTAGAACCTACAATTTGCAGGACATTTTCGCAAGGAACCTGAAGGAGCGCAGAAGAAAGCTCTCCCTGACCCAAGCTCAATTGGCTGAGAAGATCGGCGTTTCCACCTCATTTGTGACAGAGATCGAGACCTCAAGGAAAGCACCTTCCTTCTCCACCATAGAGAAGATCAGTGCGGCGTTGGATGTACCCTGTTGGACCTTTTTTTGCGAGGACGGTGACAAACTTCCCAATGATGTCACTGTTATGGACCAATTCGCATATAAGCTCAAACAGGACATCAACCACATCATCGATGTGAATGTCAGCCTGACTCGTTAGGCTGGACATACAGATTGTTCTCACGCATGTACCGGCGGACATCCTCTGGCAAGAGGATGTCTGCTTTTTTGTGTCCTGGTGGTTGAGTGCTGAAACAGAATTCTTTTGACATATGAGTTGATGGGGCGTACCATACATGCATGCGTTCTAGATCAGCATAATGTGATCAAAGGAGGAAATATGAGCGTTGTCAGCAATGATTTGAGGAATGTCGCCATCATCGGCCACAACGACACCGGGAAAACCACGTTGGTGGAACAATTGTTATTTTATGCCAATGTGATTTCCCGGGCAGAGAATGTCTCCAGTGGAAAGACCGTAAGCGATTACACGGATGAGGAAATTTCCCATAAGATTTCCATTCATGCTTCCCTCGCCTCCCTGGGATGGGAAGGAAAAACCCTGAACATCATCGATACCCCGGGAACTGCAGGGTTCATCGGTGAGACCATCTGCGGATTCCGCTCCTGTGAGTCAGCAGTAATGGTTGTTGACGCACGTGATGGAGCCCAGATTGAGACAATCAAGCTCTGGCGTCATCTTGATCAACGCAATAAACCACGGGCGGTATTCATCAACAAGATGGATCGCGACCGTGCAGACTATACACAAGTGCTCGAGAACCTTCGAGAGACCTTCAAAGCCAATTTTGTCCCCATTGTCATCCCCATCGGAAGCGGCAAGGATTTCAAGGGTGTCATCAATCTGATTGAAGACAAAGCCTACATGGTTGGCGATGATGGAAAAGAGAAAGAGGCCGAGATCCCTTCGGATATGAAGGAGTTCGAGGAACAATATCACAACGACCTGGTGGAGAATGCCGCTGAGGGAGCCGATGATCTCATCGAAAAGTATTTTGAGGAAGGAACTCTCTCCAGTGAGGATATCAGGCGCGGACTACGTGAAGGCATGGATGACAACCGGGTCATCCCAGTTTTCTGTGGTGCCACTGAGCAAGGCAGCGGAATGGTCAGCTTGCTCAACTTCATCAGGAACAACTTCCCCAAACCGATTGGCAAATTCGATTGGATCGTCAACGAAGATGGTAGTGAGTCAGAATTCTCCCTTACCGAGGAAGGACCGGCAGCAGCTGTAGTCTTCAAGACAACCATCGACCAGTTCAGTGGAAAATTGAGCTTCCTGAAGGTGCTCAGGGGTACCGTCAAGGGAGATACAGAACTGTATAACCCGCATCTCAACAGAAAAGAACGCTCTGGCAAGGTCTACCGGCTTGTCGGCAAAAAACTTATCGAAACAGATATGTTGGCTGCAGGAGACATCGGCGTCATTGCAAAGAGCAACATCGCCTCCACCAATTCAACCCTGGTGGAAGGGAGTGATACGAAGTTCCAGTTCAAGCCACTCGCCTTCCCACAGCCTATCTACAGCCTCGCGATCAGTGCAGAGGACAAGAAGAGCGAAGTGAAGATGAACGAGTCACTTCATAAGGTAACTGAAGAGGATCTGACATTCCTTATCAAGTACAACGAGGAGACCAAGGAAAACGTGGTTGCCGGCATGGGTGAACTACATCTGAACATGATCCTCGACAAGGTACGGGAAAAGCAGAAGGTAAACATCATTACCAAGCTCCCCAGGGTGGCATACCGCGAGACCATAACCAAGAAAAGCGGTATTGCTGAGTACTCTCACAAGAAGCAGAGTGGTGGCCATGGTCAGTATGCACGTGTCCTGATCGAGATTGAGCCTTTGGAAAGGGGTGCCTATTACTCCTTCACCAATGCCATCAAGGGGGGGTCAGTCAGCAAGGGATATGTACCCGGTATTGAGAAGGGGTTGCATGAACTGATGGAGGAAGGCTATCTTGCCGGCTATCCAATGATGGATATAGGCATCACCCTCGTCGATGGAAAGGAGCATCCGGTAGATTCCAGTGAAATGGCATTCAAGCTCGCTGCAAAGGGAGCCATGAAAATTGCCGTGGACAAGGCCAAACCTGTCCTACTTGAACCTATCATGCTTCTTAGTGTATATATAGAGAATGATTATCTGGGCGATATCCTTTCTGACCTGAGCAGCAAACGTGGACGGGTACTTGGTCAGGAAGATATGGGAAATCTGCAGTTGGTGAAAGCCCAGGTGCCTCAATCAGAACTACTCAACTATGCAATCGACCTGAAGTCGATGACCAGTGGTACGGGAAGTTTTGAAATGGAGTTCGACCATTACGAGCCTCTCAGTGGAAAACTGGCTGATGAGGTAATCAAGGCCTACAAAGATTCCTTAGCGGAAGAGGAGTAGGTGGTGGACAATCAGATTATTGCTTTTCTGATTGCTTGAGAGTGAATTTGTGGAACCTTGGAAGGGAGCATGCGGCGGCAGGCTCCCTTCCCTCATCTCAGCGTTTTTCCACCCAAATCTCGTTGATTGGATGGGACTTTGCTAGCCCCTTTTGCTCAAAGCGGGTTGTATCCCGCCAAGGGATAGGCGGAGCAAATCCCCCATGGGGATTCACCAGGGATGGTGTGTTGTCAAACACCTCAAGCATCTGGTGGGCATACTCTTCCCAGTCCGTGACACAGTAGATATACCCCCCCTGTACAAGTTTGCTTGCAAGCAATGAGGCAAAAGGCTGTTGGATGAGACGTCGTTTCTGCTGACGTTTCTTCGGCCATGGGTCAGGAAAGAAAATGTGGAATCCTGCTACGCTGTTATCTGGAATCATGGAGCGAAGAACCTCCACGGCGTCAAAACGCATCAGACGCACATTGTCCAGTTGTTCCTGCCCCACGACATCCAGGAGCTTGGTGAATCCAGAGAGGAATACTTCCAATCCAAGGTAATTGAACTGGTTTCGCTCCTTGGCAATACGGCTGGTGGCACTCCCCATGCCAAAACCAATCTCAATAACCAAGGGGTTTTCGTTCCCATACACCTGGGAGTAGTCCATCAGTTCCTGACGAAATGGGATTCCATAGGTTGCGTAATAGCGCTTGACGGCCTCAACCTGGAAGGTCTTCAAATAGCAGCCTCGGAGCACATAGCTCTTGATTGGACGCCGTGCCCCTTCCCTTCTGCTCTCCACCCACTGCAACTCAGGAATATCCTGGAAGATTGTATCTTGCGTAACCTGCATGCAAACTCCTATAGCAACCGCTGCAACTTCTCCATCAGGAACACGGCCTTGTCCTTGAGGGAGACTGCATCAGTCTTCATATACATAATATTCATCTTTCGCATGTCCAACCACACACGTTTATTACTCAAGGCAATGAGATTCATCACCTTGTTTACATTCAGATCTGCAACCTTGCCAAACTCAATGGTGACGACTCCCCTGCGGTCTGTCAAATGGATGATTGACAGTTTACGGCAGATGATCTTGATCTGTGCAATATACAGGAGATTGGCAACTTCCTCCGGAGGCGGCCCGAACCGGTCACTAAGCTCGCTGCTCAAGGAATGCAACTGTTCCTCATTGTTTATGGAGGCTATCTTTCGATAGATGTCGAACTTCACCGAAGGGGCCTTGATATAGGTATCGGGAATAAATCCTGTGTAATCGAGTTCAAGGAATACTTCCTTATCCTCCTCTTTCAACCCTTCCTTCCTTAGATCCCGGATTGCCTCATCCAGGATACGGATATACATATCAAGACCAACAGAGGAGAGCTGCCCGCTCTGCTCGCGTCCAAGGAGATTCCCGGTTCCCCTGATTTCCATATCCTTCATGGCTACCTTGAATCCAGAACCGAGTTCTGTATGTTCACTGATGATCTTGAGCCGTTTCACTGCAATCTCACTGAGGGCGCTCCCCTGGGGATAGAAGAGGTAGGCATATGCCTGACGGTCATTACGCCCCACCCTTCCCCTGAGCTGGTAGAGCTGGCTCAGTCCATATCGATCGGCCCGGTCGATGATCATGGTATTTACGTTGGGAATATCGATACCGTTCTCGATGATGGTAGTCGAGACCAAAACCTGTATTCCCTCATGGACAAACCGTCTCATGGTGTCTTCCAGTTTTCGGCTGTCCATCTGCCCATGAGCACTCTCAATGATCAAATCCGGCAACAAGGTCGTCAGTTGCTGGACCACCTCATCAAGGCTTTCAATCCTATTATGCAGGAAGAAGACCTGACCACCCCGGTCCACTTCCTCCCTGATAGCCCGCACAATGACATCCTGGTCGTACTCACCGATATGTGTCTCAATGGGGCGGCGGGCGATGGGAGGGGTTGCCAGCAGTGACATGTCCCTTATCTTCAGGAGTGACATGTAGAGGGTTCTTGGAATGGGTGTGGCACTGAGGGAGAGCGAATCAATGCTGTTTCTCAGTACCTTGATACGCTCCTTGTCCTTGACACCGAAACGCTGCTCCTCATCAACGATCAAGAGACCAAGATCCCGATACATGATATCCTTCTGCAGAATCCGATGCGTACCGAACAGTACATCAACCTTTCCCTCAGCAACACTCAGCAGGGTCGCTTTCTGGTCTTTCTTGGGTACGATTCTGGAGAGTTGTGCACAACGGACAGGGAAACGCCCCAACCTGCTGACAAAGTTCTGGTAATGTTGCTCTGCAAGAATGGTGGTAGGGGCCAGAAACGCAACCTGCTTTCCTCCCATGACCGCCTTGAAGGCAGCGCGGAAGGCAATCTCGGTTTTTCCATATCCAACGTCCCCACAGACGAGACGGTCCATGACCATCGGCCTCTCCATATCATCCTTGATGTCCTCGATACAGGAGAGCTGGTCAGCTGTCTCATCGAAGGGAAAGGATGCCTCGAACTGCAATTGCCAATCAGTGTCCTTGGGAAAAGCAAATCCTGGGCTGTTCTGTCGCTTCGCATAGAGCGTTATCAGATGCTTTGCAAGGTCCTCGGCTTTTTTACGGGCCTTGGCTTTCTTATTCTCCCAACTGATGCCACCAAGCTTATCCAGTTTGGGGGTCCCCCCATCGCTTCCGATGTAGCGCTGGACCAGGTTTGCCTGTTCAATGGGAACATAGAGCATCTCACTGTCGGCATATGCAATCTTGATGAAATCACGTTCACGGTCAAAACTGGAAACACGGTCAATCTTGACAAATTTACCCACCCCGTAGTTCACGTGGACTACATAGTCTCCCTCATTCAGATCGACAAATGAGTCCAGGGGTGTCGACTGGGTATGTTGCAGGGTCTTTACCACCTGCCTTCTTCGTCCAAATATCTCGTGCTCACAGATGGCGATGATCTTTGTGCCGGGAAGAGAGAAGCCTCCCGAGAGTTCCATCCGCTCATAGGAGAGGAAGGAGAAAGCACTGAGCATCTGGCTCAATCGTTGCAGCTGCAGCTGGTTCTCTGCAAAGATGGTCACCTTCCAACCCTGCTTCTCAAAACTCTTGAGATCTTCCTTGAGCAAGGTAAAATTCCCGAAGTAGGAACGAGGTCCTTCTATATCGAACTTGAAGGCCCCAGGGTCCTGTCCTGCAAGATCCATTACGGTAATGGAATACCGGCAGGTAGTCTGGAAAAGCGTAAAATCGAGCAATAACTCATCCGGCTTGAGTGCATCCCGGTCTTCCAGGAATGCTTGCCGGTAGAGTGACTTTGCCTCAAGCTGCAGGCTATGGAAACTGGTAGCGAGTCGCTTATCCCCGATAAAACAGAACAGGTCATCGTCATCGAGGTACCCCTTTATCGAAGAGGTTATGAACTTGTCAGTGGCATCCACCAAGGACAAGGTGAAGTGATCAACCGAGGACCGTGTTTCTTGTGTGATGGGATCAAAACTACTGATTTTACCCACCTGATCCCAATCTGCGTAAATCCTGAAAGGATGGTCGCTCTCATAGGGAAAAATATCCATGACCTCCCCTCTCAGGCTGAATTCACCGATTGCATTGGTAGATACGGTATTGATATAACCGGCCCGTGAGAGTTGTTCTGCAATGGTGGTGCTGTCAAAAGCCCCACCAACCCTGACCGATAAGGAAGAGGCTGAGAGTGTCTCAGGACTGACCAAGGGGCCTACAAAAGCCCTCAGGTGAGTTACGATCATCCCATGACGCATCTCAGTGATGGAAGTCAACCGATTGAGCTGGTCATACTCAACAGTGTCCCCACTGAACGGGGTATAGAGCTTTCTCCCATTGCTGGGAAGATAGACTGTCTTGAGTTCATTGCTGTAGGGGGCATCCTGATTATGCGAGACACCACTGTCCTTGAGCAGGTCCTTTGCGCTCTCCTCGGTTGGGCATATGACCCAGATACGGCCTTTATGCTTGCGTGAGATCATGCGAAGGAACTGGGCAAGGGGATACCCCTCCAACCCTTCCAGATGCAGGTGTCGGGTGGTCGTGCCATACGCCTTGTAAGCGGTGCTGTTTTTGATATACGATTGGACAAGGGTTGAAATAGGTGTTTGCATAAGCGCCATTACCCTATCATGAGCAAGAAGGTTATGCAAGATAATGGAAAGCACACTTGATAAGAAAGCACTGGATACACTCGCTCTTGCAGTACAGGAAGCGGGGATTTATGCCAAAGAGCAGCAACAACATATCAGCCGGTCCTACAAAAAGGATGGTTCGGTAATAACAGAGACGGACCTTGCAATCTCGAAGCGGATCATATCCGTGATCGAGGAGCTCTTCCCCTCCTCCAACATCATCAGTGAGGAGACACTCACCCCATTCAGCGAGAGTGCTCCCTATACCTTTGTCCTTGACCCGATCGATGGCACTGATGTCTACTCCCAGGGACTCCCTTGCTGGGCTGTGGCATTGGGTATTCTCAACAAGGACAGGGTGCCGGTCGGTGCCATGATCAGCGCCCCCCGCTGGGGAATTGGTGAGGATGATCTTTTCCTGCGACTTGACCCAGGCAAGGATATCCTGATAAATGGGCAACCATTGAATGTAGAAGGGGAAAAGGACTTTCCCCATCAGATCACCATGGGATCAAGCGGGCAGCGATTGATGGATTTCTCCCGGTATGAAGGGAAGATCAGGATCTTCGGGTCCTCCATCATCCACATGCTCAGCCCTGTTATCTATGAGCATATCCAGGGATGCGTAAACCAGAGTTGTTATGTTTGGGATGTAACCGCCAGCCACGCAGTGCTGCGCTCAGCAGGAATGCTGGTGGAATATGTGGATGGGAAACCCTTCATATATGATGATGACTTCCTCCTGCACCGAAGGCCTTTCTCTCCTTCCCTCTATGTAGGGACAAGGGCATGCATCGATGCACTGAAGGTGGTGCTTCCCCCTAAATGCTAGGGGTGGGAATCTTATCCTTGTCGTACCAGAACCGGGCAAGATACATGAATGGGGTGTCCATGACAGCCACCACCCACTTCAGCAGGTAGGTACTGATGACTATTCCGGTGAGGACCTCAGTTGGATACACACCCCAGAATGCGATGAATGTAAATACCAAGGTGTCGATAAGTTGGCTGACGATGGTACTTAGGTTGTTTCTCAGCCAGAGCGTACGATTTCCTGGCCGTTTGCGTTTCCAATAATCAAAAGCCCATATATCGTGCAGATTGCTTATCACATAGGCTACCAGGGAGCCAAAGGCGATGCGAGGCATCAGGCCAAAGACCAAAGAGAGCGAGGAGTGTGCAATATCCGATGCAGCTGGCTCAAACAACAGTGCAACCTGCATGATGATCGTCATTGAGAGCAAGCTGAAGAAACCGATGGCAACCGCCTTTGCCGACTCCTTCTTGCCATAGAGCTCACTGAGAATGTCAGTAGCAAGGAACCCAGTAGCATACACAATATTGCCCAAGGTTGCATCCAGTCCAAAAAGCATTACATTCTTTGTCACTTGGATATTTGCCACGATAACACTGATGGGTATCCAGATATAGAGTCCCAGTTTTCCCCATAATCGGAAAGCGATAAGAATCATGACAAAGTTCAGAGCAAGCATTACCATCCAGAAAAGTTCATTCATAGCGTTTCATTCCTTATACCCGACATACGTGATTTCCACTCGCTCCCTGGGAATGGAAAAACAATTCAGCACCTCTTCGATAAATGGGGTGCGTACTGCAGCGAAAATCTGCAGGCTGGGTGTTTCCAAGGCTTCCCTGAAGGAACAGGCAAGCCCCGCTCCGGAGATCTCCAACTTGCCAATCTCATCAAAGATGGCTACTTGTGAATCCGGCAGATTCTGGATTATCCGATCATTGATCCAATCAAAGACCTGTTCATCCAGGTAAAACCTTCCGATACGCTTCCCTTGGCCGA
The sequence above is drawn from the uncultured Sphaerochaeta sp. genome and encodes:
- the fusA gene encoding elongation factor G, yielding MNEKTTRNIGIMAHIDAGKTTTTERILYYTGENHRIGEVDNGEATMDFLEQEQDRGITIASAATTCYWKEHQINIIDTPGHVDFTAEVERSLRVLDGAVMVVCAVGGVEPQTETVWRQADTYRVPRIAFINKMDRLGANFHEAVSELKLKLGANPIPLFLPVGAENNFSGIINLLTRKYYVYSIEDQGMTYTEEEIPSSMQEEVESWYEKLIDSVASFSDEITELYFEGEPIDADLIKKTLKKATIARQALPVFVGSSLKDIGVQALLDGVIDYLPSPSEVPPIVGLHQKTEKNVEIPYDKNKPPLGLIFKIQVDREAGPMSFVRVYNGTIKKGTALMNISKKKRERVNRILRMHADRPEELSELEAGDIGVIIGFKEGRTGDTVGSEGAQILLEEMHFPIPVISVAIEPNSLSDGDKLRTALGVLAQEDPTFTYRDDDETGQLVISGMGELHLDVLVTRLTKEMKIKARVGNPQVTYRESVTKETSGSEKFSKIIAGKENTAGVALTIRPLPSGSGNRYTCSAKVRGMDEQYYEAVKRGITNAFKGGIQFGYETVDLEVEVTSITYNELTATPFAFEACAAMCFDKVAQSAAPILMEPVMKVTVIVPTQYVGEAISSITSRGGLVNSIESRTASEHIHAQAPLSQLFGYSTALRSATQGRGTFSMEFDHYAQKTR
- a CDS encoding helix-turn-helix transcriptional regulator, which gives rise to MARTYNLQDIFARNLKERRRKLSLTQAQLAEKIGVSTSFVTEIETSRKAPSFSTIEKISAALDVPCWTFFCEDGDKLPNDVTVMDQFAYKLKQDINHIIDVNVSLTR
- the fusA gene encoding elongation factor G, producing MSVVSNDLRNVAIIGHNDTGKTTLVEQLLFYANVISRAENVSSGKTVSDYTDEEISHKISIHASLASLGWEGKTLNIIDTPGTAGFIGETICGFRSCESAVMVVDARDGAQIETIKLWRHLDQRNKPRAVFINKMDRDRADYTQVLENLRETFKANFVPIVIPIGSGKDFKGVINLIEDKAYMVGDDGKEKEAEIPSDMKEFEEQYHNDLVENAAEGADDLIEKYFEEGTLSSEDIRRGLREGMDDNRVIPVFCGATEQGSGMVSLLNFIRNNFPKPIGKFDWIVNEDGSESEFSLTEEGPAAAVVFKTTIDQFSGKLSFLKVLRGTVKGDTELYNPHLNRKERSGKVYRLVGKKLIETDMLAAGDIGVIAKSNIASTNSTLVEGSDTKFQFKPLAFPQPIYSLAISAEDKKSEVKMNESLHKVTEEDLTFLIKYNEETKENVVAGMGELHLNMILDKVREKQKVNIITKLPRVAYRETITKKSGIAEYSHKKQSGGHGQYARVLIEIEPLERGAYYSFTNAIKGGSVSKGYVPGIEKGLHELMEEGYLAGYPMMDIGITLVDGKEHPVDSSEMAFKLAAKGAMKIAVDKAKPVLLEPIMLLSVYIENDYLGDILSDLSSKRGRVLGQEDMGNLQLVKAQVPQSELLNYAIDLKSMTSGTGSFEMEFDHYEPLSGKLADEVIKAYKDSLAEEE
- the trmB gene encoding tRNA (guanosine(46)-N7)-methyltransferase TrmB — protein: MQVTQDTIFQDIPELQWVESRREGARRPIKSYVLRGCYLKTFQVEAVKRYYATYGIPFRQELMDYSQVYGNENPLVIEIGFGMGSATSRIAKERNQFNYLGLEVFLSGFTKLLDVVGQEQLDNVRLMRFDAVEVLRSMIPDNSVAGFHIFFPDPWPKKRQQKRRLIQQPFASLLASKLVQGGYIYCVTDWEEYAHQMLEVFDNTPSLVNPHGGFAPPIPWRDTTRFEQKGLAKSHPINEIWVEKR
- the mfd gene encoding transcription-repair coupling factor, with the protein product MQTPISTLVQSYIKNSTAYKAYGTTTRHLHLEGLEGYPLAQFLRMISRKHKGRIWVICPTEESAKDLLKDSGVSHNQDAPYSNELKTVYLPSNGRKLYTPFSGDTVEYDQLNRLTSITEMRHGMIVTHLRAFVGPLVSPETLSASSLSVRVGGAFDSTTIAEQLSRAGYINTVSTNAIGEFSLRGEVMDIFPYESDHPFRIYADWDQVGKISSFDPITQETRSSVDHFTLSLVDATDKFITSSIKGYLDDDDLFCFIGDKRLATSFHSLQLEAKSLYRQAFLEDRDALKPDELLLDFTLFQTTCRYSITVMDLAGQDPGAFKFDIEGPRSYFGNFTLLKEDLKSFEKQGWKVTIFAENQLQLQRLSQMLSAFSFLSYERMELSGGFSLPGTKIIAICEHEIFGRRRQVVKTLQHTQSTPLDSFVDLNEGDYVVHVNYGVGKFVKIDRVSSFDRERDFIKIAYADSEMLYVPIEQANLVQRYIGSDGGTPKLDKLGGISWENKKAKARKKAEDLAKHLITLYAKRQNSPGFAFPKDTDWQLQFEASFPFDETADQLSCIEDIKDDMERPMVMDRLVCGDVGYGKTEIAFRAAFKAVMGGKQVAFLAPTTILAEQHYQNFVSRLGRFPVRCAQLSRIVPKKDQKATLLSVAEGKVDVLFGTHRILQKDIMYRDLGLLIVDEEQRFGVKDKERIKVLRNSIDSLSLSATPIPRTLYMSLLKIRDMSLLATPPIARRPIETHIGEYDQDVIVRAIREEVDRGGQVFFLHNRIESLDEVVQQLTTLLPDLIIESAHGQMDSRKLEDTMRRFVHEGIQVLVSTTIIENGIDIPNVNTMIIDRADRYGLSQLYQLRGRVGRNDRQAYAYLFYPQGSALSEIAVKRLKIISEHTELGSGFKVAMKDMEIRGTGNLLGREQSGQLSSVGLDMYIRILDEAIRDLRKEGLKEEDKEVFLELDYTGFIPDTYIKAPSVKFDIYRKIASINNEEQLHSLSSELSDRFGPPPEEVANLLYIAQIKIICRKLSIIHLTDRRGVVTIEFGKVADLNVNKVMNLIALSNKRVWLDMRKMNIMYMKTDAVSLKDKAVFLMEKLQRLL
- a CDS encoding inositol monophosphatase family protein is translated as MESTLDKKALDTLALAVQEAGIYAKEQQQHISRSYKKDGSVITETDLAISKRIISVIEELFPSSNIISEETLTPFSESAPYTFVLDPIDGTDVYSQGLPCWAVALGILNKDRVPVGAMISAPRWGIGEDDLFLRLDPGKDILINGQPLNVEGEKDFPHQITMGSSGQRLMDFSRYEGKIRIFGSSIIHMLSPVIYEHIQGCVNQSCYVWDVTASHAVLRSAGMLVEYVDGKPFIYDDDFLLHRRPFSPSLYVGTRACIDALKVVLPPKC
- a CDS encoding queuosine precursor transporter, giving the protein MNELFWMVMLALNFVMILIAFRLWGKLGLYIWIPISVIVANIQVTKNVMLFGLDATLGNIVYATGFLATDILSELYGKKESAKAVAIGFFSLLSMTIIMQVALLFEPAASDIAHSSLSLVFGLMPRIAFGSLVAYVISNLHDIWAFDYWKRKRPGNRTLWLRNNLSTIVSQLIDTLVFTFIAFWGVYPTEVLTGIVISTYLLKWVVAVMDTPFMYLARFWYDKDKIPTPSI
- a CDS encoding nucleoside-triphosphatase, whose amino-acid sequence is MQARLTIHAAERDQGKTTSLVQLVRQCRAQKMHICGVLALANPEKTVYRLKDLFSQEERLALAEQPIGQGKRIGRFYLDEQVFDWINDRIIQNLPDSQVAIFDEIGKLEISGAGLACSFREALETPSLQIFAAVRTPFIEEVLNCFSIPRERVEITYVGYKE